A window from Actinomycetospora corticicola encodes these proteins:
- a CDS encoding cytochrome P450: MTTTETDAPAEWDAFFDDDETEDGVEFIPASGEGKPPHSEIDISSKEFWAQTSEERDKRFSQLRETDPVSWQRPVEDAVTPDPDDPGYWALVKHADIVKVSRDNETFISGQGVLFDMLPEIFLQMTQSFLAMDNPKHDKLRKLVASAFTPKQVRRLEAQIQLAAKEIVDSFASDPSGEIDFPERCGERLPERIFCDMFGIPEDMRKRTVRAAGDIVAWADPEYLAGRPADEVQVEAAAALHEIAEELINARKENPTEDLFSALMNAEIDGEKLDDFDIGAFFVLMSVAGTDTTKHTSAFTVRAFTHFRDQQEWLMEDFDGRIDGAIEEFVRYASPVMTFRRTAVVETELGGKTIVPGDKVVMFYPSGNQDTEVFTDPDRFDLSRSPNPHVGFGGGGVHFCLGNQLAKSALRELFRQLLTRLPDFEAGEPELLGTNFMRGVKRMPFRFTPETQA, encoded by the coding sequence ATGACCACCACCGAGACCGACGCCCCCGCCGAGTGGGACGCGTTCTTCGACGACGACGAGACCGAGGACGGCGTCGAGTTCATCCCCGCCTCCGGCGAGGGCAAGCCGCCGCACTCGGAGATCGACATCTCGTCCAAGGAGTTCTGGGCGCAGACCTCCGAGGAGCGGGACAAGCGGTTCTCCCAGCTCCGGGAGACCGACCCGGTGTCGTGGCAGCGCCCCGTCGAGGACGCCGTCACCCCCGACCCCGACGACCCGGGCTACTGGGCGCTGGTCAAGCACGCCGACATCGTGAAGGTCAGCCGGGACAACGAGACCTTCATCAGCGGCCAGGGCGTGCTGTTCGACATGCTGCCGGAGATCTTCCTGCAGATGACGCAGTCCTTCCTCGCGATGGACAACCCGAAGCACGACAAGCTGCGCAAGCTCGTCGCCTCGGCGTTCACCCCGAAGCAGGTCCGCCGCCTCGAGGCCCAGATCCAGCTCGCGGCCAAGGAGATCGTCGACTCGTTCGCGTCCGACCCCTCGGGCGAGATCGACTTCCCGGAGCGGTGCGGGGAAAGACTCCCCGAGCGGATCTTCTGCGACATGTTCGGCATCCCGGAGGACATGCGCAAGCGCACCGTCCGCGCCGCGGGTGACATCGTCGCCTGGGCCGACCCGGAGTACCTCGCCGGCCGTCCGGCGGACGAGGTGCAGGTCGAGGCCGCGGCCGCGCTGCACGAGATCGCCGAGGAGCTGATCAACGCCCGCAAGGAGAACCCCACCGAGGACCTGTTCTCCGCGCTGATGAACGCCGAGATCGACGGCGAGAAGCTCGACGACTTCGACATCGGCGCGTTCTTCGTGCTGATGTCGGTGGCCGGCACGGACACCACGAAGCACACCTCGGCGTTCACGGTCCGCGCCTTCACCCACTTCCGCGACCAGCAGGAGTGGCTGATGGAGGACTTCGACGGCCGCATCGACGGTGCGATCGAGGAGTTCGTCCGCTACGCGTCGCCGGTGATGACCTTCCGTCGCACCGCGGTGGTCGAGACCGAGCTCGGCGGCAAGACGATCGTGCCGGGCGACAAGGTCGTCATGTTCTACCCGTCCGGGAACCAGGACACCGAGGTGTTCACCGACCCTGACCGGTTCGACCTCTCCCGGTCGCCGAACCCGCATGTGGGCTTCGGGGGCGGCGGGGTGCACTTCTGCCTCGGCAACCAGCTCGCGAAGTCGGCGCTGCGGGAGCTGTTCCGCCAGCTCCTCACCCGGCTCCCCGACTTCGAGGCGGGCGAGCCGGAGCTGCTGGGCACGAACTTCATGCGCGGCGTCAAGCGCATGCCGTTCCGGTTCACCCCGGAGACGCAGGCATGA
- a CDS encoding ferredoxin encodes MRIVVDHDKCSGLGLCEAEAPDLFEVQDDGSLVVLDDSPGSEQIEIARAACEACPTEALTLVES; translated from the coding sequence ATGAGGATCGTCGTGGACCACGACAAGTGCAGCGGTCTCGGGCTCTGCGAGGCCGAGGCCCCGGACCTGTTCGAGGTCCAGGACGACGGGTCGCTCGTCGTGCTGGACGACTCGCCGGGGTCGGAGCAGATCGAGATCGCGCGCGCCGCGTGCGAGGCCTGCCCGACGGAGGCCCTGACGCTCGTCGAGAGCTGA
- a CDS encoding LuxR C-terminal-related transcriptional regulator: protein MTLATAGRTSPGVVADDERVGSLRPTDRDDVLDLVAAAASLTGGAPSVTADRVRDHCGARRALESAWDRTLAAMTTDAGVTPEAVDLLRRIKTVDDALLRRDIENRNMLFHRVREGLASLADIQSTAALVTKVPSVVCALGFDRAIVSRVEDSVWIPEHVAIERDPTWAGQILEIGRGNPLPLTAALPESEILRRRVSLVVENVQQRESINKPIADASLSSSYAASPIIAGGEVVGFLHGDCYYQQRDLDETDRQVLATFAEGLGQALARTLVLDQVGSVRAGLDEIASRLGAPGLGSFTGAFGLPGSGPTPPRPAAPTGTEGPGFGRRQQGTVPVARAELTRRELEVLRHMAAGDTNARTARRLVISEGTVKSHVKHILRKLGAANRAEAVSLWWQMQGGGAAS from the coding sequence ATGACACTCGCGACGGCCGGTCGCACGTCCCCCGGGGTGGTGGCGGACGACGAACGCGTCGGATCGCTGCGACCCACCGACCGCGACGACGTCCTGGATCTCGTGGCAGCGGCGGCGTCCCTGACGGGCGGCGCTCCCTCCGTCACCGCGGACCGCGTGCGGGACCACTGCGGAGCCCGGCGGGCCCTCGAGTCGGCATGGGACCGCACGCTCGCCGCGATGACCACCGACGCGGGGGTCACGCCGGAGGCGGTCGACCTGCTGCGACGCATCAAGACGGTGGACGACGCGCTGCTCCGGCGCGACATCGAGAACCGCAACATGCTCTTCCACCGCGTCCGCGAGGGTCTCGCCTCGCTCGCGGACATCCAGTCCACCGCGGCGCTCGTCACGAAGGTCCCGTCGGTGGTGTGCGCCCTCGGCTTCGACCGGGCCATCGTCTCCCGCGTCGAGGACTCGGTGTGGATCCCCGAGCACGTCGCGATCGAGCGCGATCCGACGTGGGCAGGCCAGATCCTCGAGATCGGACGCGGCAACCCGCTCCCGCTCACCGCCGCCCTGCCGGAGAGCGAGATCCTGCGCCGCCGGGTGTCGCTCGTCGTCGAGAACGTCCAGCAGCGGGAGAGCATCAACAAGCCCATCGCCGACGCGTCGCTGTCCTCCAGCTACGCCGCGAGCCCGATCATCGCCGGCGGCGAGGTCGTCGGCTTCCTGCACGGCGACTGCTACTACCAGCAGCGCGACCTCGACGAGACCGACCGCCAGGTGCTCGCCACCTTCGCCGAGGGCCTCGGGCAGGCGCTCGCCCGGACCCTCGTGCTCGATCAGGTCGGGTCGGTGCGCGCGGGTCTCGACGAGATCGCGAGCCGGCTCGGGGCGCCGGGCCTCGGGAGCTTCACGGGTGCCTTCGGGCTGCCCGGCTCCGGGCCGACGCCCCCGCGCCCGGCCGCTCCCACCGGCACCGAGGGCCCGGGCTTCGGCCGACGGCAGCAGGGCACCGTCCCCGTCGCCCGCGCCGAACTCACGCGCCGGGAGCTCGAGGTCCTGCGGCACATGGCCGCCGGCGACACCAACGCCCGCACGGCGCGGCGCCTCGTGATCTCCGAGGGCACGGTCAAGTCGCACGTCAAGCACATCCTGCGCAAGCTCGGGGCCGCGAACCGGGCCGAGGCCGTGTCGCTGTGGTGGCAGATGCAGGGTGGGGGCGCCGCCTCCTGA
- a CDS encoding LLM class F420-dependent oxidoreductase → MQLGLTLGYWGAGPPPGLVEQVRAAEDLGFDSIWTAEAYGSDAFTPLAWLGASTSRVRLGTSIVQMSARTPAATAMAAMTLDHLSDGRVALGVGASGPQVVEGWYGAPYPKPLARTREYVRILRDAIAREKLRSDGEHYPLPYPGGTGLGKPLRSTLHPRRTDLPILVAAEGPKNVALAAEIGDGWIPLFYSPYDDGHYRASLEEGFARREGGRPEGYEVVCMVQVEIDDDVEAAADRVRDHLALYIGGMGSKEVNFHYRVFARMGFDDECAAIQEHYLAGRKADAARTVPTALVEKVALVGPREKIAEELTAWQDSLVTTMVIGGDRTTLETMADLVGTR, encoded by the coding sequence ATGCAGCTCGGACTGACGCTGGGGTACTGGGGTGCCGGCCCGCCGCCGGGCCTGGTGGAGCAGGTGCGCGCCGCCGAGGACCTCGGCTTCGACTCGATCTGGACCGCCGAGGCCTACGGCTCGGACGCCTTCACCCCGCTGGCGTGGCTCGGCGCGAGCACCTCGCGCGTGCGCCTGGGCACCTCCATCGTCCAGATGTCGGCGCGGACCCCGGCCGCGACCGCGATGGCCGCGATGACCCTGGACCACCTCTCCGACGGGCGGGTGGCGCTCGGCGTCGGGGCGTCCGGCCCGCAGGTCGTCGAGGGCTGGTACGGCGCGCCCTACCCGAAGCCGCTCGCGCGGACCCGGGAGTACGTGCGCATCCTGCGGGACGCCATCGCCCGCGAGAAGCTCCGCAGCGACGGCGAGCACTACCCCCTGCCGTACCCCGGCGGGACGGGCCTCGGCAAGCCGCTGCGTTCGACGTTGCACCCGCGCCGGACCGACCTGCCGATCCTCGTCGCGGCCGAGGGGCCGAAGAACGTCGCGCTCGCCGCCGAGATCGGCGACGGGTGGATCCCGCTCTTCTACTCCCCGTACGACGACGGGCACTACCGCGCGTCCCTCGAGGAGGGCTTCGCCCGCCGGGAGGGCGGCCGCCCCGAGGGCTACGAGGTCGTCTGCATGGTGCAGGTGGAGATCGACGACGACGTCGAGGCCGCCGCCGACCGCGTCCGGGACCACCTCGCGCTCTACATCGGCGGCATGGGCTCCAAGGAGGTGAACTTCCACTACCGGGTCTTCGCGCGGATGGGGTTCGACGACGAGTGCGCCGCGATCCAGGAGCACTACCTGGCGGGGCGCAAGGCGGACGCGGCGCGGACCGTGCCCACCGCCCTCGTCGAGAAGGTGGCGCTGGTCGGGCCTCGGGAGAAGATCGCCGAGGAGCTGACGGCGTGGCAGGACTCCCTGGTCACCACCATGGTGATCGGTGGGGACCGCACGACCCTGGAGACGATGGCCGACCTCGTCGGGACCCGCTGA
- a CDS encoding FAD-dependent oxidoreductase: MLLARPRDLGDLVSMRRFDGRSAAAGLTPAGADYLTAGPHEFLWGERSAELTAAMFALQLHVFTGELREVRGGIGRFVGAVAGDTPVRHHVEVTAVHPRADGVTVEVSTGLPVTARAAVLACPADRAAALWAEAPLPVRSHLASMDHSRIDYVYLRTRTPLELRAEGRPVGMEVVTTPEVGGSTLGGVYVANAWADEGGLLLVTAARAAQAANLSDDELADRLQTDVEKLHPEVVGQVTERVVMRHHPYTPTFRPGSVLRLEQARAHLPHGRIDLAGDHMAAPWVEGAIRSGEQAAARTGAALRA; this comes from the coding sequence ATGCTGCTCGCCCGTCCCCGCGACCTCGGCGACCTGGTCTCGATGCGCCGCTTCGACGGCCGGTCCGCCGCCGCCGGGCTCACCCCGGCCGGCGCCGACTACCTCACCGCCGGTCCGCACGAGTTCCTCTGGGGCGAGCGATCCGCAGAGCTGACCGCGGCGATGTTCGCCCTGCAGCTGCACGTCTTCACCGGCGAGCTGCGGGAGGTCCGGGGCGGGATCGGGCGCTTCGTCGGCGCGGTCGCCGGCGACACCCCGGTCCGCCACCACGTCGAGGTCACCGCGGTCCACCCGCGCGCCGACGGGGTCACGGTGGAGGTGTCGACCGGGCTGCCGGTGACGGCCCGGGCCGCCGTGCTGGCGTGCCCCGCCGACCGGGCCGCCGCACTCTGGGCCGAGGCGCCGCTCCCCGTCCGGTCCCACCTAGCGTCGATGGACCACTCGCGGATCGACTACGTGTACCTGCGCACCCGCACGCCGCTGGAGCTGCGGGCCGAGGGCCGGCCGGTGGGCATGGAGGTCGTCACCACGCCCGAGGTCGGGGGTTCGACGCTGGGCGGTGTCTACGTCGCGAACGCCTGGGCCGACGAGGGCGGACTGCTGCTCGTGACCGCCGCCCGCGCGGCGCAGGCGGCGAACCTGTCCGACGACGAGCTGGCCGACCGGCTGCAGACCGACGTCGAGAAGCTCCACCCGGAGGTGGTGGGACAGGTGACCGAGCGGGTGGTCATGCGCCACCACCCCTACACGCCGACCTTCCGGCCCGGGTCCGTCCTGCGACTGGAGCAGGCCCGCGCCCACCTGCCCCACGGGCGGATCGACCTCGCCGGGGACCACATGGCGGCCCCGTGGGTCGAGGGCGCCATCCGCAGCGGCGAGCAGGCCGCCGCCAGGACGGGGGCGGCGCTGCGCGCCTGA
- a CDS encoding DUF397 domain-containing protein translates to MHTTASHLVGAAWRRSRYSGKQGNCVELAAVTDAVGPVGHVALRNSRFPDDAALLVTRADLGAFLSDVRAGRFDDLLEDA, encoded by the coding sequence ATGCACACCACGGCCTCGCACCTCGTGGGCGCAGCGTGGCGCCGCAGTCGGTACAGCGGCAAGCAGGGGAACTGCGTGGAGCTCGCCGCCGTGACCGACGCGGTCGGGCCGGTCGGGCACGTCGCCCTCCGCAACTCGCGTTTCCCCGACGACGCGGCCCTGCTCGTCACCCGGGCCGACCTCGGGGCCTTCCTCTCCGACGTCCGCGCCGGCCGGTTCGACGATCTGCTCGAGGACGCGTGA
- a CDS encoding Scr1 family TA system antitoxin-like transcriptional regulator: MAENAHEGPDGFDGPDDPGPTARRIIVGAQLKRLREEASVTRGAAGYHIRGSESKISRMESGKVGFKHRDVDDLLTLYGEGATERRARLLELATQANEPGWWQRPGEAVPDWFSEYVGLESAAVRIQTYELLFVPGLLQTPEYALAIVTRGHPEQATPTEHERVEVRMKRQRVLERPGAPRLWAVVEEAVLHRPIGGHAVLAAQLDHLAELSRRPNITLQVLPSELSGYGSETAFTMLRFAEPDVPDITYIEGLTGALYLDRRAEVEEYSRQMDELTIDALSPDESRSLLAKLRERG, translated from the coding sequence GTGGCCGAGAACGCTCACGAGGGCCCGGACGGCTTCGACGGACCGGACGACCCCGGCCCCACGGCGCGCCGGATCATCGTCGGCGCCCAGCTCAAGCGGCTGCGCGAGGAGGCGTCGGTGACCCGCGGCGCGGCGGGCTACCACATCCGCGGCAGCGAGTCGAAGATCAGCCGGATGGAGTCGGGCAAGGTCGGCTTCAAGCACCGGGACGTCGACGACCTGCTGACGCTCTACGGCGAGGGCGCCACCGAACGGCGCGCCCGGTTGCTCGAGCTCGCGACGCAGGCCAACGAGCCCGGCTGGTGGCAGCGCCCCGGCGAGGCGGTGCCGGACTGGTTCTCCGAGTACGTGGGGCTCGAGTCGGCCGCGGTCCGCATCCAGACCTACGAGCTCCTCTTCGTGCCCGGGCTGCTGCAGACGCCGGAGTACGCGCTCGCGATCGTCACCCGCGGTCACCCGGAGCAGGCGACGCCCACCGAGCACGAGCGGGTCGAGGTCCGCATGAAGCGCCAGCGCGTCCTCGAGCGCCCGGGGGCCCCGCGGCTGTGGGCCGTGGTCGAGGAGGCGGTGCTGCACCGCCCGATCGGCGGGCACGCGGTGCTGGCCGCGCAGCTCGACCACCTCGCCGAGCTGTCCCGCCGACCGAACATCACGCTGCAGGTCCTGCCCTCGGAGCTGTCGGGCTACGGCAGCGAGACGGCGTTCACGATGCTGCGCTTCGCCGAGCCCGACGTCCCGGACATCACCTACATCGAGGGCCTCACCGGCGCGCTGTACCTCGACCGCCGCGCGGAGGTCGAGGAGTACTCGCGCCAGATGGACGAGCTGACGATCGACGCGCTGAGCCCGGACGAGAGCCGGAGCCTGCTGGCGAAGCTGCGCGAGCGGGGCTGA
- a CDS encoding MFS transporter — protein MTAGWASMLAPGRRGAVGVLCGGVLLFAVDTYVTASLLPSAVAEIGGERFYSWVVTVYLLPAVVTSALTGRALATWSARRAYLLALLAFGVGTAIDAVAPSMAVLLLGRAVQGTGGGLLAGLAYALIRTALPRELWTRGSAAISAMWGVGLLVGPVLGGVFAEAGLWRGAFVTMVVVTVVVALGVPAGLRRAAARPPSVRTPFPLLSVLLVGAAAAVLSVSGLAVSGSGADTRGLVVAGGGIVVALALLVALVAHERRPGAARVLPLATFTRGGPLAAVYVTAAVLIGVSAVEAFVPLFGQRLGGLSPVWAGFLGVALACGWVVGEMTSASVGRGRLAVGIGPVLGVAGFALLTLTQSTGAVPLWAFGLVLAGLGVGVAWPHLAAGAMAGGTAADGTEDDGEGDRASAAITMIQMLAVALGAAFAGVGVALGRDTAASATLLYGGMGIVAVLGTVTALRAREAA, from the coding sequence ATGACGGCGGGATGGGCCTCGATGCTCGCGCCCGGGCGGCGCGGGGCCGTCGGGGTGCTCTGCGGCGGGGTCCTGCTCTTCGCGGTGGACACCTACGTCACGGCGAGCCTGTTGCCCTCCGCGGTCGCCGAGATCGGCGGGGAGCGCTTCTACTCGTGGGTGGTCACGGTCTACCTGCTGCCCGCCGTGGTGACCTCGGCGCTCACCGGCCGGGCCCTGGCGACCTGGTCGGCGCGGCGGGCCTACCTGCTCGCCCTGCTCGCGTTCGGCGTGGGCACCGCCATCGACGCGGTGGCGCCGTCGATGGCGGTCCTGCTCCTCGGGCGGGCCGTGCAGGGCACCGGCGGCGGGCTGCTGGCGGGGCTCGCCTACGCGCTCATCCGTACGGCGCTGCCCCGGGAGTTGTGGACCCGCGGCAGCGCGGCGATCTCCGCGATGTGGGGCGTCGGCCTGCTGGTCGGGCCGGTCCTCGGCGGGGTGTTCGCCGAGGCCGGCCTGTGGCGGGGGGCGTTCGTGACGATGGTCGTGGTCACCGTGGTGGTGGCCCTCGGCGTCCCGGCCGGGCTCCGACGCGCCGCGGCGCGGCCCCCGTCCGTACGGACCCCGTTCCCCCTGCTCTCGGTGCTGCTGGTCGGCGCGGCGGCGGCCGTGCTGTCGGTCTCCGGGCTCGCGGTCTCGGGCTCGGGGGCGGACACGCGTGGCCTCGTGGTCGCGGGCGGCGGGATCGTCGTCGCCCTCGCGCTGCTCGTCGCCCTGGTGGCGCACGAACGCCGGCCCGGGGCCGCGCGGGTGCTGCCCCTGGCCACGTTCACCCGGGGCGGCCCGCTCGCGGCCGTGTACGTGACCGCTGCCGTGCTCATCGGGGTGTCCGCCGTCGAGGCCTTCGTGCCGCTGTTCGGCCAGCGCCTGGGCGGGCTCTCGCCGGTGTGGGCCGGCTTCCTCGGCGTGGCCCTCGCCTGCGGCTGGGTGGTGGGGGAGATGACGAGCGCGTCGGTCGGCCGGGGACGGCTCGCCGTCGGGATCGGACCGGTGCTCGGGGTGGCGGGCTTCGCGCTGCTCACCCTCACCCAGTCCACCGGCGCGGTGCCCCTCTGGGCGTTCGGGCTGGTCCTGGCCGGGCTCGGCGTCGGGGTGGCGTGGCCGCACCTCGCGGCCGGGGCGATGGCGGGCGGCACGGCCGCGGACGGCACCGAGGACGACGGCGAGGGCGATCGCGCGTCGGCCGCGATCACGATGATCCAGATGCTCGCGGTGGCCCTCGGGGCCGCGTTCGCGGGCGTGGGGGTGGCCCTCGGACGCGACACCGCCGCCTCCGCGACGCTGCTCTACGGCGGGATGGGGATCGTCGCCGTGCTCGGGACGGTGACCGCGCTGCGCGCCCGCGAGGCGGCCTAG
- a CDS encoding N-acetylmuramoyl-L-alanine amidase: MSRALLVTALVVVLASCAAPAAPAAPAPPPTPAAPAAPPAPTATTPAPRPGAFVVPAGATIVIDPGHNGGNARAAATIARPVPDGRGGEKPCNTTGASTADGYPEHAFTWAVSQRLAELLRARGYRVVLTRPDDVGVGPCVDDRGRAGERAGAAAVFSVHADGAPAAGHGFHVLYSAPPLNPAQRGPARALADATVGSLRGAGLTPATYIGRGGLDARDDIAGLNLATVPTVLVECANLGNPADAALARSPEGQQRFAAALASSVG; the protein is encoded by the coding sequence GTGTCGCGCGCGCTTCTGGTCACCGCCCTGGTCGTCGTCCTGGCCTCGTGCGCGGCACCCGCGGCGCCCGCCGCCCCGGCTCCGCCTCCCACACCCGCCGCACCCGCCGCACCTCCTGCGCCGACCGCCACGACCCCCGCTCCGCGTCCCGGCGCCTTCGTCGTCCCGGCCGGCGCGACGATCGTCATCGACCCCGGACACAACGGGGGGAACGCCCGCGCCGCCGCCACGATCGCGCGCCCGGTGCCGGACGGGCGCGGCGGGGAGAAGCCGTGCAACACCACTGGCGCGTCGACGGCGGACGGCTACCCGGAGCACGCCTTCACCTGGGCGGTCTCCCAGCGGCTGGCCGAGCTGTTGCGCGCCCGCGGCTACCGCGTGGTGCTGACGCGGCCGGACGACGTCGGCGTCGGCCCCTGCGTCGACGACCGCGGGCGGGCGGGGGAGCGGGCCGGGGCGGCCGCCGTGTTCTCGGTGCACGCCGACGGCGCGCCGGCCGCCGGACACGGGTTCCACGTCCTCTACTCCGCGCCGCCGCTGAACCCGGCGCAACGCGGTCCGGCCCGCGCGCTCGCCGACGCCACGGTCGGGAGCCTGCGCGGTGCGGGCCTCACGCCGGCCACCTACATCGGGCGCGGCGGCCTCGACGCCCGCGACGACATCGCCGGGCTGAACCTCGCGACCGTCCCGACCGTGCTCGTCGAGTGCGCCAACCTGGGCAATCCCGCGGACGCCGCCCTCGCGCGGTCGCCCGAGGGGCAGCAGCGGTTCGCCGCGGCCCTGGCGTCGTCCGTCGGGTGA
- a CDS encoding HAD-IA family hydrolase, producing the protein MRALFDLTAAYEPTDAQRRDPVPPVEAVLFDFSNTLFHMIDTPAWLRSVGLAATREIPCAATLDDLATAAARPGVAAAQRGRDLSDDAHRAAMRMWFAQVGALRGIEDTAIDLLRAPEAWVPYPDSAEVLQALADRGVRVGVVSDIGWDIRVHARAAGVEHLVGTWVLSCELGVEKPEPAMFTTACTALGVDPRATLMVGDNPARDGGAVAAGCRAFLLPSEFRLGERGLGAVLSLLG; encoded by the coding sequence GTGCGTGCCCTGTTCGACCTGACCGCCGCCTACGAGCCCACGGACGCCCAGCGCCGCGACCCGGTGCCCCCGGTCGAGGCCGTGCTGTTCGACTTCTCCAACACGCTCTTCCACATGATCGACACCCCCGCCTGGTTGCGGTCGGTGGGTCTCGCGGCGACCCGCGAGATCCCTTGCGCGGCCACGCTGGACGACCTCGCCACGGCCGCCGCCCGACCCGGCGTCGCCGCCGCGCAGCGGGGTCGCGACCTCTCGGACGACGCCCACCGCGCGGCCATGCGGATGTGGTTCGCGCAGGTCGGAGCGCTCCGCGGGATCGAGGACACGGCGATCGACCTGCTGCGGGCGCCCGAGGCCTGGGTGCCCTACCCCGACAGCGCCGAGGTCCTGCAGGCCCTGGCCGACCGCGGGGTGCGGGTCGGCGTGGTCTCCGACATCGGGTGGGACATCCGGGTGCACGCCCGCGCGGCCGGCGTCGAGCACCTCGTCGGGACCTGGGTGCTCTCCTGCGAGCTCGGCGTCGAGAAGCCGGAGCCCGCGATGTTCACCACGGCCTGCACCGCGCTCGGGGTCGACCCCCGGGCGACGCTCATGGTCGGCGACAACCCCGCCCGCGACGGCGGGGCGGTGGCGGCGGGGTGCCGGGCCTTCCTGCTGCCGAGCGAGTTCCGCCTCGGTGAACGCGGGCTCGGGGCCGTGCTGTCGCTGCTGGGATGA
- a CDS encoding serine/threonine protein phosphatase — translation MTVTTAGAGTGRRAAAALSWWAADARGPRRHQADAAAGFTGRGHRHAVAVADGVGDSPAAARAARIAVDHAVRTAVLDGRADLAVLAARDVLLGAGLPGDAALTVALGPDVRLAEATWTVAWVGDVRAYALGPGGPQALTREHTVGAEMRASGIAVADHLDHVLTTSVRTVRGAVEVGLAAIAEPTALLLATDGVHRALDPDVLAATCARVPAPDLARAVVDAAGAAGTRDNATALVVATAR, via the coding sequence ATGACGGTGACGACGGCGGGCGCGGGGACGGGGCGGCGTGCGGCGGCGGCGCTGTCGTGGTGGGCGGCCGACGCCCGCGGTCCCCGCCGGCACCAGGCGGACGCGGCGGCCGGCTTCACCGGACGCGGACACCGCCACGCCGTCGCCGTCGCCGACGGGGTCGGGGACTCGCCGGCCGCGGCGCGCGCCGCACGGATCGCGGTCGACCACGCCGTGCGGACGGCCGTCCTCGACGGCCGGGCCGACCTCGCCGTGCTCGCCGCCCGTGACGTGCTCCTCGGGGCGGGCCTCCCCGGCGACGCGGCCCTCACCGTCGCCCTGGGCCCCGACGTCCGGCTCGCCGAGGCGACCTGGACCGTCGCCTGGGTCGGCGACGTCCGCGCGTACGCACTCGGGCCCGGGGGTCCGCAGGCGCTCACCCGCGAGCACACCGTCGGGGCCGAGATGCGCGCGTCCGGCATCGCCGTCGCCGACCACCTCGACCACGTCCTGACGACGAGCGTGCGCACCGTGCGCGGGGCCGTCGAGGTCGGGCTGGCCGCGATCGCGGAGCCGACCGCTCTCCTCCTCGCCACCGACGGCGTCCACCGCGCCCTGGACCCGGACGTCCTGGCGGCCACCTGCGCCCGGGTGCCCGCACCCGACCTGGCCCGGGCCGTGGTCGACGCGGCAGGGGCCGCCGGGACCCGGGACAACGCCACCGCGCTCGTGGTCGCCACCGCGCGCTGA
- a CDS encoding Hsp20/alpha crystallin family protein, whose translation MSSALTFRYPRFVGPFAPFRVADALVRSSVRTARPAESAWFVPAADVVRDGDDAVVRVELPGVDVAADVRVEVVDHRLVVAGERREEHEGEGFRESRRGSFRRIFGLPRHVDADAVSASYDAGVLSVRIAGAHVAPQPVTPEARRIDIAGVTPSATADGTTEGATDGATEASGTAEA comes from the coding sequence ATGAGTTCTGCACTGACCTTCCGGTACCCGCGCTTCGTCGGGCCGTTCGCGCCCTTCCGCGTGGCCGACGCGCTCGTCCGCAGCAGCGTCCGCACCGCCCGTCCGGCCGAGTCGGCCTGGTTCGTCCCGGCCGCCGACGTGGTCCGCGACGGCGACGACGCCGTCGTCCGCGTCGAGCTGCCCGGGGTGGACGTCGCCGCCGATGTCCGCGTCGAGGTCGTCGACCACCGACTCGTCGTCGCCGGTGAGCGTCGCGAGGAGCACGAGGGCGAGGGGTTCCGCGAGTCGCGGCGCGGCTCGTTCCGTCGCATCTTCGGCCTCCCGCGCCACGTGGACGCCGACGCCGTGAGCGCGTCGTACGACGCCGGGGTGCTCTCCGTCCGGATCGCGGGTGCGCACGTCGCCCCGCAGCCGGTCACCCCGGAGGCGCGCCGCATCGACATCGCCGGCGTGACGCCGTCCGCCACCGCGGACGGCACGACCGAGGGCGCGACCGACGGCGCGACCGAGGCTTCCGGCACCGCCGAGGCCTGA
- a CDS encoding DUF4333 domain-containing protein, producing MATPPPSRASRLAVVALVLAVLVAPVGLVLGVVARRRIAASARPTFDTVFEEPRERLTGRGKATAAVVLGVVLTLLQIALVVALTVGIPTSWLPSTDVTAAEVQTQIEQATRLPAGSVRCPGALPATVGATIICTGTQNGQPLNLKATVSSVQGRDVRFEVTRG from the coding sequence ATGGCCACCCCGCCGCCCTCCCGGGCCTCCCGGCTGGCCGTGGTGGCGCTGGTGCTCGCGGTGCTGGTGGCTCCGGTCGGTCTCGTCCTCGGGGTCGTCGCGCGCCGGCGCATCGCGGCCTCGGCCCGGCCGACCTTCGACACGGTGTTCGAGGAACCGCGCGAGCGGCTCACCGGGCGGGGGAAGGCCACCGCCGCGGTCGTCCTCGGCGTGGTGCTCACCCTGCTGCAGATCGCCCTCGTGGTCGCCCTGACCGTCGGCATCCCCACCAGCTGGCTGCCGTCCACCGACGTCACGGCCGCCGAGGTCCAGACCCAGATCGAGCAGGCCACCCGATTGCCTGCGGGCAGCGTCCGGTGCCCCGGGGCGCTCCCGGCCACGGTCGGCGCGACGATCATCTGCACCGGCACGCAGAACGGTCAGCCGCTGAACCTCAAGGCCACCGTCAGCAGCGTGCAGGGCCGCGACGTCCGCTTCGAGGTCACCCGCGGCTGA